A stretch of Aerococcus christensenii DNA encodes these proteins:
- a CDS encoding ClC family H(+)/Cl(-) exchange transporter, with the protein MEHNLKTKEEMEVVHLSTLFWLLVTGVLCGIVITCYKLGIHYLSKGMTTLLKVCQGSWIASLGFVLLFVGLATVVYFMDQQDAHVKGSGIPVIYGLIEHKWSVNWRKVLPLKFLTSLLTVGSGLTLGREGPSVQMGGLVGQAVHEITGRKEEQKYFVGASAGAGLAVAFNAPLAGMLFAVEEIYKRTNRRVFLSSALTVFAAIFCSDLWMGNRPSLINIPNFQVTSLAQYGYLVVLGLLAGLSGVLFNVVIVDGKEFYGRLPFNNYLKFVFPFVVTALFLLMDGELFGAGESIILMPLQGNPSWMRLVYFYGVKLLLLFLAFGAGTPGGSLVPLLVIGSLMGNIYGSILCNLGFIAPEMVLIFSLLGMCGHFAAIVRSPITAVVLIVEMTGGAFHYYLALALVSLLAYTLSEAIGSKPFYDDLYERMLAKQKKKE; encoded by the coding sequence TTGGAACACAATTTGAAAACGAAGGAAGAAATGGAAGTTGTTCACCTTTCGACTTTGTTTTGGCTATTAGTGACAGGGGTGCTATGTGGAATAGTGATTACCTGCTACAAGTTAGGTATTCATTATCTTTCTAAAGGAATGACTACTTTGCTTAAAGTCTGTCAGGGAAGTTGGATAGCTTCGTTAGGCTTTGTGCTACTCTTTGTAGGTTTAGCGACTGTGGTCTATTTTATGGATCAACAGGATGCTCACGTGAAAGGGTCGGGAATTCCTGTCATTTATGGCTTGATCGAACACAAATGGAGTGTTAATTGGCGTAAGGTGCTTCCTCTCAAGTTCCTGACGAGTCTTTTGACGGTAGGCTCGGGGCTTACTTTAGGGAGAGAAGGTCCTTCTGTTCAAATGGGGGGCTTAGTTGGACAAGCCGTTCATGAAATTACAGGGCGAAAGGAAGAACAGAAATATTTTGTAGGGGCTTCTGCGGGGGCTGGCCTAGCGGTGGCCTTTAATGCGCCTTTGGCAGGCATGCTGTTTGCTGTGGAAGAAATTTATAAGCGAACCAATCGAAGGGTGTTCTTGAGTTCCGCCCTTACAGTATTTGCGGCTATTTTTTGTTCAGATTTGTGGATGGGCAATCGCCCCTCTTTGATTAATATTCCGAATTTCCAAGTGACTAGCTTAGCCCAGTATGGCTATTTAGTAGTCTTAGGGTTATTGGCCGGCTTATCTGGAGTATTGTTCAATGTGGTCATTGTAGATGGGAAAGAGTTCTATGGACGTCTTCCTTTCAATAATTATTTGAAATTTGTTTTTCCGTTTGTAGTGACAGCCCTCTTTCTTTTGATGGATGGGGAGCTTTTTGGAGCGGGAGAATCCATTATTTTAATGCCTCTACAAGGAAATCCTTCTTGGATGCGTTTAGTTTATTTCTATGGAGTGAAACTCCTTCTCTTGTTCTTAGCTTTTGGGGCAGGAACACCTGGTGGGAGTTTGGTTCCTTTGTTAGTGATCGGTTCTTTAATGGGAAATATTTATGGAAGTATTCTCTGCAATCTTGGCTTTATTGCGCCTGAGATGGTGCTTATTTTCTCCTTGTTGGGAATGTGTGGGCACTTTGCAGCGATTGTTCGTTCCCCTATTACAGCGGTAGTTCTGATCGTGGAGATGACAGGAGGCGCCTTCCATTATTATTTGGCGTTAGCCTTAGTTAGTCTTTTGGCGTATACTCTGTCAGAAGCGATAGGTTCCAAACCTTTCTATGATGATTTATACGAACGAATGCTTGCTAAGCAAAAGAAAAAAGAATAA
- a CDS encoding exodeoxyribonuclease III has product MRFISWNIDSLNAALTSDSARAQLSRKVLETIKGYDPDVIAIQETKLSPKGPTKKHEQYLLEWFPEYDYVWTSSREPARKGYAGNMTLYKKSYKLEVTYPAIGAPTPMDEEGRLICLEFEDFYFTQVYTPNAGNELKRLADRQVWDEKYRKYLQKLDCQKPVIATGDFNVAHKPIDLAHPENNHQSAGFTDEERQGFSNLLEAGFTDTFRTLHPDLEGAYTWWAQRVKTSKINNSGWRIDYFLVSDRLLDKVVQSEMVDSGSRQDHAPIVLDIQD; this is encoded by the coding sequence ATGCGATTTATTTCTTGGAATATTGATTCGTTGAATGCGGCTTTGACAAGTGATTCAGCGAGAGCACAGTTATCACGGAAAGTGTTGGAGACGATTAAGGGTTATGATCCGGATGTGATTGCCATTCAAGAGACGAAACTTTCTCCTAAAGGGCCGACAAAAAAGCATGAGCAATATTTGTTGGAGTGGTTTCCGGAGTATGACTATGTGTGGACGAGTTCAAGAGAACCTGCAAGGAAGGGTTATGCTGGTAATATGACGCTGTATAAGAAATCCTATAAGCTTGAGGTGACTTATCCGGCCATAGGAGCGCCGACGCCGATGGATGAAGAAGGTCGGTTGATTTGCTTAGAATTTGAAGATTTCTATTTTACGCAAGTCTATACGCCAAATGCGGGGAATGAGTTGAAACGGTTAGCGGATCGACAAGTCTGGGATGAAAAGTACAGGAAGTACTTACAAAAATTAGATTGCCAGAAACCAGTGATTGCTACAGGAGATTTCAATGTGGCACATAAGCCGATTGATTTGGCTCATCCCGAAAATAATCATCAGTCTGCAGGTTTTACAGATGAGGAACGGCAAGGTTTTTCGAACTTATTGGAGGCGGGCTTTACAGATACTTTTCGTACTCTGCATCCTGATCTTGAGGGGGCGTATACTTGGTGGGCCCAGCGCGTAAAAACCAGTAAAATCAATAATTCAGGCTGGAGAATTGATTATTTCTTAGTGAGTGATCGGCTCTTAGATAAGGTCGTGCAATCAGAAATGGTGGATTCTGGGAGTCGTCAGGACCACGCACCAATTGTGTTAGACATTCAAGATTAA
- a CDS encoding DUF4186 domain-containing protein — translation MQIEDVLLRLEKSKFRRRFHLTDADKAYVYHKGMVTVQRHAEDFINKRLAPAYLENDGKQTPMKGHPVFLAQHATACCCRGCLAKWHHIPPYREMTVQEKEYVVHLLMAWIEKQMGDYQPPVLEYEQMSLDL, via the coding sequence ATGCAAATTGAAGACGTGCTTCTACGTTTAGAAAAATCTAAATTTAGGCGGCGGTTTCATTTGACGGATGCTGATAAGGCTTATGTGTATCATAAGGGAATGGTGACTGTTCAACGACATGCCGAAGATTTTATCAACAAACGGTTAGCTCCTGCCTATCTGGAAAATGATGGAAAACAAACGCCCATGAAGGGGCATCCTGTTTTCCTTGCTCAGCATGCAACGGCATGTTGTTGTCGAGGTTGCTTAGCCAAATGGCATCATATCCCTCCTTATCGTGAGATGACAGTACAAGAAAAGGAGTATGTGGTGCATTTATTGATGGCATGGATCGAGAAGCAGATGGGGGACTATCAGCCCCCTGTTTTAGAATATGAACAAATGAGTTTAGATTTATAG
- the brnQ gene encoding branched-chain amino acid transport system II carrier protein produces the protein MKKRKNYDILVMGFALFAMFFGSGNVLFPPYLGMIAGKQWLPASLAYLISDILMAMLAIIVMVKSDGRLSAITGRIGGKASHFLNLVVMLCICPLFVVPRSSAATFDVIAPLFGLSNSKMSVLIFTAIFFILVYYLTAVPSKVMSIIGNILTPILLISIAVLVFKGVFTPAGELAATPHAESVIQEGIITGYHSMDLFGSLNLGLVIIATAYSRGYRQKEEMIEVVKKSTIICAALLVLITFGLAYLGSTSSQIFDQSASQSTLIYKISTLLFGQIGGTIVALTVGLACFTTASGLIAGTANYFEEVLPVKMSYKRLVFYACLLSGIIANFGFDMLVKLTVPVLTVTFPVTIVLTILSLFGNRIKKDSVFKGAALGTLIGTILTVLSEQFHVDFVIDAYLPFFEQGFGWLLLAVIGIVIGYFWLEKA, from the coding sequence ATGAAAAAGAGAAAAAATTATGATATTTTGGTAATGGGCTTCGCTCTGTTTGCAATGTTTTTCGGATCTGGGAATGTTTTGTTTCCTCCTTATTTAGGAATGATTGCGGGCAAACAATGGTTGCCTGCTTCCTTAGCTTATTTAATTTCAGATATTTTAATGGCCATGTTAGCGATTATCGTGATGGTGAAATCAGACGGAAGATTGAGTGCCATTACTGGGCGCATCGGGGGAAAAGCCTCCCATTTTCTGAATTTGGTGGTCATGCTGTGTATCTGCCCCTTGTTTGTGGTACCGCGCTCTTCTGCAGCGACCTTTGATGTGATTGCTCCACTCTTTGGATTATCGAATTCGAAGATGTCTGTGCTTATTTTTACAGCTATTTTCTTTATTTTGGTCTATTATTTAACTGCGGTTCCTTCGAAGGTTATGAGTATTATTGGAAATATTTTGACGCCTATTTTGTTAATTTCTATAGCCGTATTAGTTTTCAAGGGAGTATTTACACCGGCCGGAGAATTGGCAGCGACACCGCATGCAGAAAGTGTGATTCAAGAGGGAATTATTACGGGCTATCATTCTATGGACTTATTTGGATCTTTAAATCTCGGATTGGTTATTATTGCGACCGCTTATAGTCGTGGCTATCGTCAAAAAGAAGAGATGATAGAGGTGGTAAAGAAGTCGACGATTATTTGTGCGGCGTTGTTAGTGCTCATTACTTTTGGATTGGCTTATTTGGGATCAACGTCTTCTCAAATTTTTGATCAATCGGCCTCTCAATCGACGTTGATTTATAAGATTTCCACCCTCTTGTTTGGGCAAATAGGAGGAACGATTGTTGCACTTACGGTGGGGCTGGCATGTTTCACCACAGCTTCTGGATTGATCGCGGGAACGGCGAATTATTTTGAAGAAGTTTTACCTGTTAAGATGTCTTATAAGCGGTTAGTGTTTTATGCATGCTTATTGAGCGGAATCATTGCTAATTTCGGATTTGACATGTTGGTGAAATTGACGGTTCCCGTCTTGACTGTGACTTTCCCAGTGACAATTGTTTTAACGATCTTGTCCCTCTTTGGCAATCGGATTAAGAAAGACAGCGTGTTCAAGGGGGCAGCTTTGGGAACTTTGATCGGAACAATTTTGACAGTGCTATCTGAACAATTCCACGTTGATTTTGTTATTGATGCTTACCTCCCTTTTTTTGAACAAGGTTTTGGCTGGCTGTTACTAGCTGTCATCGGTATAGTCATCGGTTACTTCTGGCTTGAAAAAGCTTAA
- a CDS encoding class I SAM-dependent rRNA methyltransferase: MKKYGVKKKSQEQIKAGHCLLKVEDFLEEVKGQPGEVIGLVDHQNHCFAKAYLGAQNKGIGWVLSLKNEEDLNAAWFYQLFLKAREKRQAFFSNPLTNAWRAFNGEGDGLGGVTMDWYNGYVVTQWYSQGIYCYRQQIVAAFQKVYPEMRGMVGKNRFQSAKTPHEQLIGEPPEESLFIRENGINYCCHLNQGWMTGIFLDQRQVRFYLMTELAAGKRVLNTFSYTGAFSVAAAMGGALSTCSVDLANRTRELTAEQFAANGIRSEDHAVYVMDVFDFYRYAKRHHLTYDLIVMDPPSFSRNKKKIFRVKEDYQALVEGALPLLNEGGHLICSTNAANFSLKAFRQAILQGSQGNHLQEIKHFGLGEDFPTPAHSPESQYLKVLVFQKNKGC, translated from the coding sequence ATGAAGAAATATGGTGTAAAAAAGAAAAGCCAGGAACAAATTAAGGCAGGGCACTGTTTGTTAAAGGTTGAAGATTTTCTTGAGGAGGTCAAGGGTCAGCCTGGCGAAGTAATTGGGTTAGTTGATCATCAGAATCACTGCTTTGCTAAAGCTTACCTTGGAGCTCAGAACAAGGGAATTGGCTGGGTGCTCAGTTTAAAAAATGAAGAAGATTTAAACGCTGCGTGGTTCTATCAGTTGTTTTTAAAAGCTAGAGAAAAAAGGCAAGCTTTCTTTTCAAATCCTTTGACCAATGCTTGGCGGGCCTTCAATGGCGAAGGAGATGGGTTAGGTGGCGTGACGATGGATTGGTATAACGGCTATGTGGTCACGCAATGGTATTCCCAGGGCATCTATTGCTATCGCCAACAGATCGTAGCCGCCTTTCAAAAGGTTTATCCAGAAATGCGAGGGATGGTAGGAAAGAATCGCTTCCAATCGGCTAAAACCCCTCATGAACAGCTGATCGGTGAGCCCCCTGAAGAGTCTCTTTTCATTCGAGAAAATGGGATCAATTATTGCTGCCATCTCAACCAAGGCTGGATGACAGGGATCTTTCTTGATCAACGGCAGGTTCGTTTTTACCTTATGACGGAGCTAGCTGCCGGTAAAAGAGTACTCAATACATTTTCTTATACGGGGGCTTTTTCTGTGGCAGCAGCGATGGGAGGAGCTCTCTCGACATGTAGTGTGGATTTAGCCAATCGAACGCGAGAGTTGACTGCTGAACAATTTGCAGCTAATGGCATAAGAAGTGAAGACCACGCCGTTTATGTGATGGATGTTTTTGACTTTTATCGCTATGCTAAGCGGCATCATTTAACCTATGATCTCATTGTCATGGATCCACCTAGCTTTTCGAGAAATAAGAAGAAGATTTTCCGAGTGAAAGAAGATTATCAGGCTTTAGTCGAAGGCGCGCTTCCTTTGTTAAATGAGGGAGGACATTTGATTTGCTCAACAAATGCTGCTAACTTTTCCTTGAAGGCTTTTCGTCAAGCTATTTTACAAGGAAGTCAAGGGAATCATTTACAAGAGATCAAGCATTTTGGGCTTGGGGAAGATTTCCCTACTCCTGCTCATAGTCCAGAGAGTCAGTATCTAAAAGTCCTTGTTTTTCAAAAAAATAAGGGGTGTTAG
- a CDS encoding VanZ family protein, producing MIVLGVVLSKLEVLFEGKINHLPLIRLFLFSLDKTLLYVFGMLVVMMGVYSWWKKKSPQRTFPLKKWKRNIIFLTYVILLLHLTALRYKWKWWAIHPVHPIPWNQVHYLPFSDTIKLYGADSPFSYWYNFFGNVLWFIPLGYWLPYFMRTRYSFFRVVGIGMSLSLGIECFQLIFQTGVAHIDDVIFNTMGVILGHLSYDIYQYFKKGRRQKHEEIWCKKEKPGTN from the coding sequence ATGATTGTATTAGGAGTTGTTTTATCAAAGTTAGAGGTTTTATTTGAGGGGAAGATTAATCACCTTCCCTTAATTCGCCTGTTTTTGTTTAGCTTGGATAAAACCTTACTTTATGTATTCGGAATGTTAGTAGTGATGATGGGTGTGTATAGCTGGTGGAAGAAGAAGTCTCCTCAGAGAACTTTTCCTTTAAAAAAATGGAAGAGGAACATTATTTTCTTGACTTATGTGATTCTTCTTCTTCACCTAACCGCTTTACGCTATAAGTGGAAGTGGTGGGCCATTCATCCGGTCCATCCTATTCCTTGGAATCAGGTACACTACTTGCCTTTTTCAGATACGATTAAATTATATGGGGCAGATTCGCCTTTCTCCTATTGGTATAACTTTTTCGGCAATGTGTTGTGGTTCATTCCCTTAGGCTATTGGCTCCCTTATTTTATGCGGACACGGTACTCTTTCTTTAGAGTCGTAGGGATCGGGATGAGTTTAAGTTTAGGGATTGAATGCTTTCAATTGATTTTTCAAACGGGGGTTGCCCACATTGATGATGTGATTTTTAATACGATGGGGGTTATTCTTGGCCATCTCAGTTACGATATCTATCAGTATTTCAAGAAGGGACGAAGACAGAAACATGAAGAAATATGGTGTAAAAAAGAAAAGCCAGGAACAAATTAA
- a CDS encoding sensor histidine kinase, with amino-acid sequence MRYLYQQVLSFTAVVFVTALAVGMVTFRITKDQIYSREASQLEMVYQNIKGERISVELLEETRDWLEAPFNLKFYWYDANNQRQYPLIIDDEKDQSEDYRLDQPKIHKMLSEGSYGLVPFDMGFDAENPDAFALAIPLVDEKTQTYRGYLMIGQDAATIHNSVQNLKVSIMCGVGVASLLAILLAYMLASYHSWRINRLRRATHSVIQGEYSFIDYPHRWHDEFDALANDFNQMIGSLQASKLEIDHQEKIRHQLIMDIAHELRTPLTTMNGLLEGLRYHIFKKDKEERSLKLLYHETQRLIRLVNENLDYEKIRAREISLRPVTFSLKAFFEDFMIQAQELAAKKEDTLLLEVAEGTQVYADLDRFRQIIFNIVNNAIQFTSGGTIQIEAKNIEEGACQIEITDTGIGMTDEEMENIWERFYKADESRKSNLYGESGLGLSIVKELMEAHNARINVTSQKGKGTTFRLMFPAQPENKERTEERKK; translated from the coding sequence GTGAGGTATTTGTATCAACAAGTCCTCTCCTTTACGGCGGTCGTTTTTGTAACAGCTTTGGCGGTCGGTATGGTAACTTTTCGGATTACTAAGGATCAAATTTATAGCCGAGAAGCCTCTCAACTGGAAATGGTTTATCAAAATATTAAAGGCGAAAGGATATCTGTTGAATTATTAGAAGAGACAAGAGATTGGTTGGAGGCACCTTTTAATCTTAAATTTTATTGGTATGATGCGAATAATCAACGGCAGTATCCGCTTATAATAGACGATGAAAAGGATCAAAGTGAAGACTATCGGTTGGATCAACCCAAAATTCATAAGATGCTCTCTGAGGGGAGTTATGGGTTAGTTCCTTTTGATATGGGATTTGACGCGGAAAATCCAGATGCTTTTGCTTTGGCGATCCCATTAGTAGATGAGAAAACACAGACTTATAGGGGATACTTAATGATTGGTCAAGATGCGGCCACTATTCATAACAGTGTTCAAAATTTAAAGGTAAGCATTATGTGCGGAGTAGGGGTAGCTTCGCTTTTAGCAATTCTATTGGCCTACATGTTGGCAAGCTATCATTCTTGGCGTATTAACCGCTTGCGGCGGGCAACACATTCAGTCATTCAAGGGGAGTATAGCTTTATTGACTATCCTCATCGTTGGCACGATGAATTTGATGCTTTAGCGAATGATTTCAATCAGATGATTGGAAGTTTGCAGGCCTCTAAGTTAGAGATTGATCACCAAGAAAAAATTCGTCACCAGTTAATTATGGATATTGCTCATGAATTACGCACCCCGTTAACCACGATGAATGGCCTATTGGAAGGGCTACGCTACCATATTTTCAAAAAAGACAAGGAAGAACGATCACTGAAACTTCTCTATCATGAAACCCAACGTTTAATTCGCTTGGTCAATGAAAATCTTGATTATGAAAAAATTCGTGCGCGTGAAATTAGTCTACGGCCAGTGACTTTTTCTTTGAAGGCTTTTTTTGAAGACTTTATGATTCAAGCCCAAGAGTTAGCTGCCAAGAAGGAAGATACGCTCTTATTAGAGGTCGCAGAAGGGACGCAAGTGTATGCAGATTTGGACCGTTTTAGACAAATTATCTTCAATATTGTGAATAATGCTATTCAGTTTACCAGTGGAGGAACTATTCAGATTGAAGCCAAGAATATTGAAGAAGGAGCCTGTCAAATTGAGATTACTGATACAGGCATTGGTATGACAGATGAAGAAATGGAGAATATCTGGGAGAGATTCTATAAGGCGGATGAATCAAGAAAGAGTAACTTATATGGAGAATCTGGTTTAGGCCTATCCATTGTCAAAGAACTTATGGAGGCCCATAATGCAAGGATTAATGTGACGAGTCAAAAAGGAAAAGGAACAACCTTCCGCTTGATGTTCCCGGCTCAGCCCGAGAATAAAGAGCGGACAGAAGAAAGGAAAAAATGA
- a CDS encoding response regulator transcription factor, with protein sequence MRILMIEDNENVAEMLSMFLEQEKNWQVDYVNDGQEGYDFFKSHEDRIDLLILDLNLPSKDGVSICREIRSTNKKVYILMLTARDSESDEVLGLGLGADDYITKPFSPLALVAKLKAVERRRVQTTGAPSSLLADQLIETKLLKMNLTTREVIFNGQAINNLTPKEFDLLALFAHYPKQVFTRENLLKQLWEDPFYGDERTVDAHIKKLRQKLEKRGSSVIRTVWGIGYKYEETEE encoded by the coding sequence ATGAGAATTTTAATGATTGAAGACAATGAAAATGTGGCAGAAATGTTGTCCATGTTTCTGGAACAGGAAAAGAATTGGCAAGTTGATTATGTCAACGATGGGCAAGAAGGTTATGATTTTTTTAAATCTCATGAAGATAGAATAGATCTTCTTATTTTGGATTTGAATTTACCGTCTAAAGATGGTGTATCTATTTGCCGAGAGATTCGCTCCACTAACAAGAAGGTGTATATCCTCATGTTGACAGCACGAGACAGTGAGAGCGATGAAGTATTAGGTTTAGGGTTAGGAGCGGATGATTATATCACTAAGCCTTTCAGTCCGTTGGCTTTAGTGGCTAAATTAAAAGCGGTGGAAAGAAGAAGGGTGCAAACGACAGGAGCGCCTTCTAGTCTTTTGGCAGATCAATTAATTGAGACGAAGTTGTTAAAGATGAATTTGACGACAAGAGAGGTAATATTTAATGGACAGGCGATCAATAATTTGACACCGAAAGAATTCGACTTGCTGGCACTTTTTGCTCACTATCCCAAACAAGTATTTACTCGAGAAAATTTACTCAAGCAACTCTGGGAAGACCCCTTTTATGGAGATGAACGAACGGTGGATGCCCACATAAAAAAATTACGACAAAAATTAGAAAAACGGGGGTCATCTGTTATTCGGACTGTTTGGGGTATCGGCTACAAGTATGAAGAAACGGAGGAATAG
- a CDS encoding single-stranded DNA-binding protein, translated as MMNQVQLIGRLAREVTLTVTENHNKVFKNVLAISRYGTNQETDFIPITAWNVTASLFEQYLHKGDEVGIVGSLRSHSYLNKNQQKVSYTDVLVQEVFFLKKKQADKQPVQEVNVEITKA; from the coding sequence ATGATGAATCAAGTGCAACTGATCGGAAGGTTAGCTCGCGAAGTCACACTGACTGTTACAGAAAATCACAATAAAGTTTTCAAAAATGTCTTGGCTATCTCCAGATATGGTACCAACCAAGAAACTGATTTTATTCCTATTACTGCATGGAATGTTACCGCAAGTCTCTTTGAACAATATCTTCATAAAGGGGATGAAGTAGGAATTGTAGGATCCTTACGAAGTCATTCTTACCTCAATAAAAATCAACAAAAAGTTTCTTACACCGATGTTCTTGTTCAAGAAGTCTTTTTCTTAAAGAAAAAGCAAGCCGACAAACAACCCGTTCAAGAAGTCAACGTTGAAATTACTAAAGCTTAA
- the whiA gene encoding DNA-binding protein WhiA, with protein sequence MSFAASVKKELTQLTVNKEEARAELSALIHMNGSLQIISRELSINAQTENAAIAQRIYTLLRDFFKCYGEVIVRKKMKLKKNNVYIVRVKTHVERLLEELGIMGEDSLWQIAPQGIISSEEAIRAYLRGAFLARGSVNNPETSSYHLEIYSEDQEQAKQLKKLMNSYKLNARLTDRRHGYIVYLKEAEKISDFLALIGTTQAILRFENVRVTRDMRNTVNRMVNCENANMNKTIDAATRQIRNIQRIQNSVGLAKLPEKLQEMAQVRLENPSATIKELGELIPSGPVSKSGVNHRLRRLNQIAEALKEE encoded by the coding sequence ATTTCTTTTGCAGCGAGTGTAAAAAAAGAATTAACCCAACTTACTGTGAACAAGGAAGAGGCGCGTGCAGAATTGTCGGCCTTAATCCATATGAATGGGAGTTTACAAATTATTTCTAGAGAATTATCGATTAATGCCCAAACCGAAAATGCCGCTATTGCTCAAAGGATCTATACGCTTTTAAGAGATTTTTTTAAGTGTTATGGTGAAGTGATTGTTCGAAAAAAAATGAAGCTAAAGAAGAATAATGTTTATATTGTGCGGGTAAAGACGCATGTGGAACGTTTACTAGAAGAATTAGGGATTATGGGAGAAGATAGCCTTTGGCAAATTGCTCCTCAAGGAATTATTTCAAGTGAAGAAGCGATTCGCGCCTACTTAAGAGGTGCTTTTTTGGCGAGAGGGTCTGTTAATAATCCAGAAACTTCGAGTTATCATTTGGAAATCTATAGTGAAGATCAAGAACAAGCCAAGCAACTCAAGAAATTAATGAATAGTTACAAGCTCAATGCGCGCTTAACTGATCGGCGGCATGGCTACATTGTATATTTAAAAGAGGCTGAAAAAATTTCAGACTTTTTGGCTTTGATTGGGACAACGCAAGCCATCTTACGATTTGAAAATGTTCGAGTGACGCGAGATATGCGTAATACGGTAAATCGGATGGTAAATTGTGAGAATGCTAATATGAATAAAACGATCGATGCAGCTACCCGACAGATCCGAAATATTCAGCGGATTCAAAATAGTGTAGGATTAGCAAAATTGCCGGAGAAATTACAGGAAATGGCTCAAGTACGTTTGGAAAATCCTTCAGCCACGATTAAAGAATTAGGGGAATTAATTCCTAGTGGTCCGGTTTCAAAATCTGGGGTAAACCATCGCTTAAGAAGACTCAATCAAATTGCGGAAGCTTTAAAAGAGGAGTAA
- a CDS encoding gluconeogenesis factor YvcK family protein encodes MRKSTYHAPKITVIGGGTGLPILLSGLKEAHCDLTAVVTVADDGGSSGKLRTSLNTIPPGDIRNCLVALSNVDNIYKEVFQYRFDSKDKEFSGHAIGNLVIAALTEMRGDVYSALKLISGALKVNGRVLPACEDPLILQAYYADGSCVEGETTIVADQRPIERVDVRVATEAISQRTEVKAGRGVVQAIQSADIVVLGPGSLYTSILPNLVIPEIRQALQTTPAKVAYVCNIMTQLGETEHFSDADHLRVINQHLGGKYIDVALINSLTVPYDYIEHNEVLDYLVQVRHDRQGLKESSAQIIAEDFLDLRKNGIYHDQNKLVAAIMRIYRHL; translated from the coding sequence ATGAGGAAAAGTACGTATCATGCACCTAAAATTACAGTTATTGGAGGAGGAACTGGCTTACCTATTTTGCTTTCGGGATTGAAAGAGGCTCACTGTGATTTAACAGCAGTAGTCACTGTGGCCGATGATGGAGGGTCCAGTGGAAAGCTGAGGACGTCCTTAAATACGATTCCTCCAGGGGATATAAGAAATTGTTTAGTGGCGTTATCTAATGTGGATAATATTTATAAGGAAGTCTTTCAGTATCGCTTCGATTCAAAAGATAAGGAATTCTCCGGGCACGCGATTGGTAATTTAGTGATTGCTGCTTTAACAGAGATGCGGGGAGACGTGTACAGTGCCTTAAAATTAATTAGTGGAGCTTTAAAGGTGAATGGACGTGTTTTACCAGCTTGCGAAGATCCTTTGATTTTACAAGCTTATTATGCAGACGGTTCCTGTGTAGAAGGAGAAACTACTATTGTGGCCGATCAGCGCCCCATTGAACGGGTAGATGTGCGTGTAGCAACTGAAGCTATTTCTCAACGGACTGAAGTGAAGGCAGGCCGAGGTGTTGTTCAAGCTATTCAGTCAGCGGATATTGTGGTATTGGGGCCTGGATCCTTGTATACGTCGATTTTACCCAATTTAGTGATTCCGGAAATTCGTCAAGCTCTTCAAACTACGCCAGCTAAGGTGGCGTATGTTTGCAATATTATGACGCAATTAGGAGAAACGGAGCATTTTTCAGATGCAGATCATTTGCGGGTAATTAATCAACATTTAGGTGGAAAATATATCGATGTTGCCTTGATTAATTCCCTCACTGTTCCGTATGATTATATTGAGCATAATGAAGTTTTAGATTATTTGGTTCAGGTGAGACATGACCGTCAAGGTTTGAAAGAGAGTTCTGCCCAGATTATAGCGGAAGACTTTCTCGATTTGAGGAAAAATGGAATTTATCATGATCAAAATAAGTTAGTGGCTGCCATTATGAGAATTTATCGTCATTTATAA